A window of Nisaea sediminum genomic DNA:
TCATCGGGAAGCCGGCGGCCGGGATCTCGATCGACGGGATCAGGTAGCCGGAGGTCGAATTCGGATCGCCGAAGCCGAATTTCTTGCCCTTCATGTCGTCAAGCGACTTGATGCCGCTGTCGACCCGGGCGAAGCCGATCGAGTGATAGCCGATGGAGCCGTCCACGTTCACCTTGACCAGGACCGGCTCGACCGCGTCCGGGTCGGTCAGGTAGGTCTTCGCGTAACCGGAGGCGCCGAGCCAGGCCATGTCCAGGTTGCGGCCGATCAGGCCCTCGATCACGCCGTTATAGTCGGCCGGCGCGAAGATCTTCGTCGGGACGCCGAGCAGCGCCTCGACCTTGGAGCGCACGCACTCGTTCGAGCGCAGGCGGTCGGACTGGTTTTCACCGCCGAGGATACCGATGCGGAATTCGGAGATCTTGTCTTCGGCGTGCACGTCGGCGGCGCCGAACGCGGTCATGGCGACGGCCGCGGCCATCGCGAAATTGCGAACGAACTTCATCCCTAACTACTCCCTAGGTTGCAATTGCCCCACGGCCCTCGGCGACGGGCCGGGCTCACGCCGTGGCGGCATTCGCCTCAGCAACCTGGGCCCCCTGGCCCGCCGCTGAGGGATTGGATCGGGCGCGCCGGGACGCGCCGCTGGTGGAAATGCTGGTCGAGGTCACGGCCTCGTTGAGGCCTTCCTCGGCACCGTAGATCTCGCGCGCGGCCTCCGGCGTCAGCGCATCCGCCGGGCCGTCGAACACGACGCGACCCTCGGCCATGCCGATCACCCGGTCGCAATAGCTGCGCGCGGTGTCGAGCGTGTGCAGGTTGCACATCACGGTGATGCCGTCACGATCGTGGATTTCGCGCAGCGAGCTCATCACCACCTCGGCGCTCAGCGGGTCGAGCGAGGCGATCGGCTCGTCGGCGAGGATGATCTTCGGTTGCTGCATCAGGCCGCGGGCAATAGCGACACGCTGCTGCTGGCCGCCCGAAAGGGTCTCGACCCGCTGCAGCGCGCGCTCCGCGAGGCCGAGCCGGTCCAGGGCCGCGAGAGCGTCGTCGATATCCTGCTGGGAGAAAATCTTGAACATTGAGCGCAGCGTGCCGTGCTGGTTCAGCCGGCCGAGCATGACGTTGGTCACGACATCGAGGCGCGGCACCAGGTTGAACTGCTGGAAGATCATCGCGCAGTCCTTCTGCCAACGCCGCTTCGCGTTGCCTTTCAGACCGAGCACGTCGGTACCCTCGACGAAGATCTGTCCCGACGTCGCGGGCGTCAGGCGATTGAACAGCCTGAGGAAGGTGGATTTACCTGCGCCGGAGCGTCCGATCACGCCGATCATCTGCGGCTTGTCGACATTGAAGGTCACGGAATTAACCGCGACCATGTTTCCGAAAGCCTTGGTGACGTTCTTGAATTCGATCATGCCCCACTCCTGAATCTCGCGCCGAACGGGGCTCGCAAGAGCCCGCACCGCGGGAGAACCGACCGGGCGTTGGTATCAATGGAGCGGGTCGATCACGTGACTCTTTTGCTTCACTTTCGTGAAGCCCGCAGAGCCGGCGGCGACGCTCAGTTGCTCGCGACGGAAAGCGAGAGGCGCTTGTGGTCGGCCTCGATAAAGGTCTCGTAATCGGCGTGCGCGACCGGGAAAAGCCCCGTGATCGGGCGCCCGAAGGCCGCGGCGAGGCAATCCGGCGCACGCTTGCCGAGATCGAGAAGCCGGACGGTGATGCTCTGCTTGACCGCTTCGGACAGCGCCTTGCGCAACACCAGGGGTCCGTTCGGCACCAGGTTCGAGCGCCATATTTCGGAGAGCGATCCGCCCGCCTGCCGCTCGAACCGGGCAAGCGGTCCTGCTTCGGCCTCACCGCCGTCGGACACCCATGTCACCGCGGCGTCGATCGCGCCGCTTTCGAGAGCCGTCAGATTGGCCTGGTGACCGCCGCTGAACTGAATTGTCGCTACATCGCTCTCGGTCTTGAAGCCGTCCCGCGCGAGCGCGACGGACGGAACGAAGTATCCGGGCAGCGAGATCTGACCGGCGAAACCGATTTCCTTGCCTTTGACGGCGTCGAGCGAGGACAGATCCGACCCCGAGCGCGCCAGCATGACGGCGCGGTAGCCTTTCGCCCCGCCGCGTCCGAGCGGGGCCAGCACGGGCTGGACCGCCGCGGCACTGCTGCGCCAGACCGCGCTGTAAGCGCGCGGGGAGAGCGAGGCGAGATCGACTTCTCCAGCGGCCAGCGCATCCTGCAACTGCTTTCCAGAGGCGAATGCATTGACGGTAACCGGCACGCCCAGTCCGTTGGCGAGCTCCTGCATCAGGCATTTCTGCGCGCTGAAGCCGTTTTCCACGGACATCCCGCCCAGAATGCCGATCTTCAGACCTTCGGCGGCCGGCGCCGGTCCGGAGAGCATCAGTCCGGCAACCGCACCGAGTGCCGCAGCCGCCGACATCGCACGCTTGAATGCCTGTCGCATCGCCCTGTCCAATCCGTTCGGAACCAGCATGCTTTCGAAGCGCCAGTTCCCTTGTCGAGGGCTCGCACCATACAGGATGAGATTGACCGTTTGATGACGGTTAAGTTGCAGCCGCGTCCCGATTCGGCGTCAGACCGCATTCCAGTCGGGGCAGGCCTTGATCTCGGCCTCGGCGATCTCGATAAAGGCGCGCACCTTCCGCGAAAGATGGCGGTTGGCTAGATAAAGCGCCGAGATCGGCAGGCGCTCTCCCTCATAGGATTCGAGAACGGGCTTCAGGTCGCCGCGTCGGATATCCTCGTCGACGATGTAGCTCGGGACGATGCCGATCCCCTCCCCGGAGAGGATCAACTGACGGACGGCCGACGCACCGTTAACGCGCACCCGGTGATTGACGGTCACGGTGAGGGTCTCGGCCCCATCGCGGAAGATCCACTGCCCGGGGGTGCGACGGTTGGTGTCGAAGATGCAGCGGTGGCCTGCAAGATCGCGCGGATGCTCCGGAACGCCGCGCGCCTGCAAATAGGACGGTGTCGCGCAGGCGATCAAACGGGTTTCCCCCAGCCGCCGCGCGATCAGGGTCGAATCCTGCAGCCTTCCGATGCGGATGGAGAGATCGATGCCCTCGTCGATCAGGGAAAGATGCTGGTCCGTGAGGCGCAGGTCGAGTGTCACCCTCGGATTGGCGGCGAGGTATTTTTCCACCGCGCCGAGGAGATGGGTCTCGCCGAAGGTCAGGGGCGCGGTCACCACCAGGTTGCCGGCCGGGCTGCCGCCCTCGTCCCGCATGACGGCGCGAAGCTCGTCGTAATCCTCCACCAGGCGGTTGCAGCGCGGCAGGAACGCGCGCCCGCTCTCGGTCAGGGTCACGACCCGCGTGGTCCGGTTCAGCAGGAGAACGCCGAGCTCATCTTCCAGCGCCCGGATGTTCTTGCTCACATTCTGCGCGCTCGTCCCGAGGCGCTCCGCGGCCTTGGAAAAGGACATTGTCGCCGCGACCGCGGCGAAGAAGCGCATCTGTCCGATCGAATCCATACTGACAACATATTGTTTATAATCATTCAATGAAAGTGATACTTACAACCTAATATCGCCGCAATTAAGTCTCGGGTCATCGACGGCGCACTCCGCCCGTCACCGATATGAAAGGACGACCCGATGACCAACACATCCAATGCGGATTATGCCGCGCTCCTTCTTCGCGTCTCTCTCGGCGTACTCTTCATCGCCCACGGCGCGCTCAAGCTCTTCGTCTTTACCCCGGCCGGCACCGTCGGCTTCTTCGAGAGCCTCGGCCTGCCCGCGATCTTCGCCTACCTGACGATCCTCGCCGAACTCGGCGGCGGCGCGGCCCTGATCGCCGGTTTCGCCACCCGTCTGGTCTCCATTGCCACCCTGCCGATCCTGCTGGGCGCGGTCTTCATGGTCCACGGCGCCAACGGCTGGCTCTACACCAATCCGAACGGCGGCTGGGAATTCCCGGCTTTCTGGGCGGCCACCCTGGTCGTGCAGGCCCTGCTCGGCGACGGCGCCTATGCACTGAAGACCCCGCGCCTGCTCGCCCTTCAGCCCGCTACCCAGAGCGAGTAAGGTCGGCAAATGGCAAAGCAGCCCAGCCTCTTCCTGCCGCACGGCGCGCCCGACCTGCTGCTGACCGAGCATCCCGCGAAACGCTTTCTCGCGGAGCTCGGCGGCCGGGTCGGCCGCCCGGAGGCGATCCTCGTCGTCTCGGCGCACTGGGAAAGCCCGCGACTCGCGCTGACCTCGGCCGCCGCGCCCGAGACCGTGCACGACTTCTATGGCTTCCCGCGGGAGCTCTACGACTTCCGCTACCCGGCGAAGACCGACGCGGCGGTCAGCCGCCGGACCATCGAACTGCTGGCCGATCTCGGCTACGCCGTCGAGGCGGATGCCGGCCGCGGGTTCGACCACGGGGCCTGGGTGCCGCTGCTGCTCGCCTTCCCCGGGGCCGACATCCCGGTGATCCAGCTCTCGCTGCTGAAGGGCGGCACTGCCCGGCAGCATTTCGAGATCGGCGAAGCCCTCGCCCCGCTCCGCGACGAGGGCATTCTGATCGTCGGCTCCGGCTCGGTGACGCACAATCTGCGCGCCCTCGGTCCGGAAGGCGCGCCGCCGCCGGACTGGGCCACCGGGTTCGACGATTTCGTCTCCATGGCCGTCGAAGTCGGCGACTGGAAGTCCCTCATGCGCTTCCCGGACGCGCCCGAGAGCGCAAGACGGTCCCATCCGACACCGGAGCATTTCCTGCCCTTCTTCGTCGCGGCAGGTGCCGGCAAGGCGGATTGCGGCGCACGTCTGCACCGGAGCTTCAGCCACAGCTCCATCAGCATGTCCGCATATTCCTTCGGATCGGACCGGCTCGCCATCTGATCCGTGGCGGGCATCCGTGCCCGCCGCGCCATACTGCATCCCCGCCCGGTCACCTTCCCGCCGGGCGGGGATTGCCGTTAGGCTTGCAGCAACAAGAACACTTCATTCAGGGAAGGACGCTCACAGACATGGAAAAGATCGGATTCATCGGCCTCGGCGACATGGGCGGGCCGCTCGCCCGCAATCTGAAGGCCTCCGGCGCGGACATGATCGTCTATGACATCAATCCGAAAGCAGTCGCGACGCTGAAGGCCAAGGGCGCAGACGCCGCCGGCTCCGTAGCAGAGGTGGCGAAAGCGGCGGATATCGTCATCACCGTGCTGCCGGCCTCGCAGCATGTCCGCGAAGTGGTGCTCGGTCCGGGCGGCGTGCTCGAGAACGCCAAGCCAGGCACGCTGGTGATGGATATGAGCACGATCGACCCCGAGACCACGGACGAGCTTTCGAGGAAACTGGTCGAGGCCGGGCTCGCCTTCGTCGACTCCCCGATCGGCCGCACCGTCGAGTTCGCCGAGCGCGGCGAGTCGCTTTTCATGGTCGGAGCAAGCAGCAACGATTTCGGCCGGGTGAAGCCGTCGCTCGAGGGCATGGGCTCGGTCATCCACCATTGCGGCGGCCCAGGCACCGGGATCCGCACCAAGCTGGTGAACAACTTCCTCGCCATCTCGCAGAACCAGCTCAGCGCCGAGGCGATCGCGCTGGCGACCGCGCTCGGGCTCGAGCTGGAACAGACCCTGACCGTGGTGAACGGCACCACCGCCACCAACGGCTCCCTTACCCTCGGCTGGCCGAACAAGGTGCTGAAGGGCGATATCGAGCCGGGCTTCAAGATCGACCTCGCGCTGAAGGATCTCTCCCTCATCATGGAGGCTGCGAAGAGCAAGAAGCTGCCGATGATGATGGGCGCGGCGGCGAAGGAAGCCCTCACCATCGCCACCACCGGCCTCGGCATGGGCGAGAAGGACTTCTCCGGTCTGCTGCACGCCCAGTGCAAGCTCGGCGGCCTGACGCCGCCGAAGCTGAAGGGCTAGATCTCAGTGGCCGCCGGTTGCCACCCGCTTGAGAGCCTTGCGGGCGAGCGACCAGCGGTGGACTTCCGACGGGCCGTCATAGATCCGGAAGCCGCGGACCTCTCGGAAGATCCGTTCGACGGGATAATCGGCGCTGGTGCCGGAGCCGCCGAGGATCTGCACCGCATTGTCGACGATGCGCCAGATCGCTTCCGAGCACTGGACCTTGGCCATGGAGCTTTCCTCGGCCGCGGTCTCTCCCTGGTCCAGCAGCCAGGCGGCCTGCATCAGGGAAAGCCGGGCCGTGCGGATGTCCATCTCGTTGTCCGCCAGCATGAAGCCGACGCCCTCGTGCTTGCCGAGCGGCTGGCCGAAGACGACGCGTCTGTTGGCATAGGCGAGCGCGGTGTCGTGCGCCCGGCGGGCGGCGCCGAGCCAGCGCATGCAGTGGGTCAGCCGCGCCGGGGCGAGCCGGACCTGGGCCTGGCGGAAGCCGCCGCCGGCCTCGCCGAGAATGTCCGACTGGTCGACCTTCAGGTCCTCGAATTCCATCTCCCAGTGCCCGCCGGCGAAGGCAGTGTCGAGTGTGTCCATCTGGCGCACCAGCTTGATGCCCGCGCGGTCGCTCGGGACGATGAACATGGTGGCCTTGCCGTCCTCCGGGCCGCCCTCGATCTTCGCCATGATGATGACGAACTCGGCCCCCTCGGCCCCGGTGATGAACCATTTCCGGCCGTTGATGACATAGCCGTTGCCATCCACCTTCGCCGTCGTCGCCAGCAGCGAGGGATCGGCGCCGGCGCCGTCCGGCTCGGTCATCGCGAAGCAGGAGCGCGCACCCTTCGCCAGCGGCGCCAGGAACTGCTCGCGCTGGGACGGGTTGGCGGCAACCTCCAGGAGATGCGTATTGCCCTCGTCCGGCGCGCCGCAATGGAGCGCTGTCGGGCCGAGCAGCGAATAGCCCGCCTCCTCGAAAACGAAGGCCCGCTCCAGGTGGCCGAGACCGAGACCGCCGAATTCCTTCGGCGCATGCGGTGCGAATACGCCCGAGGCGCGGCCGAGATCGGTCAGCTCGCGCCTGAGATCCTCCGTCGGCCCGTGCTCGGTCCAGCGCGGATCCTTCTCGAACGGGATCACCTTCTCCCGGATGAAGCTCCGGGTCTTTTCCGCGAGGTCCGCGACATGCGGCGGCGTCGAGAATTCCATTTCCATTCCTCCCCTGCCGGAGACCTTCGCGGGCCGCCGGAGGCACGAGAATAGCCGCTCGACGCCTCGCGTCCAGCGGCAGGATCGCCGCAGGGCGCCGAAACGGAAAGGGCGGCCCGAGAGCCGCCCCTTCGAAGCTATGTCCGCCCGATCAAGCCGGCCCCTGCCGCATGTTGTCCGGCAGCCAGGTGGCGAGATCCGGGAAGGCGATCAGCACGAAGACCATCACCACCATGATCAGGAACATCGGGATCGCGCAGCGGGCGATGTAGCCCATCTCGTGATGTGTCATGCCCTGCAGCACGAAGAGGTTGAAGCCGATCGGCGGGGTGATCTGCGCCATCTCAACCACCACGACGATGAAGATGCCGAACCAGAGCACATCGATCCCGGCCTGCCGGATCATCGGCTCGACAACCGCCATGGTCAGCACCACCGAGGAGATGCCGTC
This region includes:
- a CDS encoding DODA-type extradiol aromatic ring-opening family dioxygenase, producing the protein MAKQPSLFLPHGAPDLLLTEHPAKRFLAELGGRVGRPEAILVVSAHWESPRLALTSAAAPETVHDFYGFPRELYDFRYPAKTDAAVSRRTIELLADLGYAVEADAGRGFDHGAWVPLLLAFPGADIPVIQLSLLKGGTARQHFEIGEALAPLRDEGILIVGSGSVTHNLRALGPEGAPPPDWATGFDDFVSMAVEVGDWKSLMRFPDAPESARRSHPTPEHFLPFFVAAGAGKADCGARLHRSFSHSSISMSAYSFGSDRLAI
- a CDS encoding phosphate/phosphite/phosphonate ABC transporter substrate-binding protein, whose protein sequence is MRQAFKRAMSAAAALGAVAGLMLSGPAPAAEGLKIGILGGMSVENGFSAQKCLMQELANGLGVPVTVNAFASGKQLQDALAAGEVDLASLSPRAYSAVWRSSAAAVQPVLAPLGRGGAKGYRAVMLARSGSDLSSLDAVKGKEIGFAGQISLPGYFVPSVALARDGFKTESDVATIQFSGGHQANLTALESGAIDAAVTWVSDGGEAEAGPLARFERQAGGSLSEIWRSNLVPNGPLVLRKALSEAVKQSITVRLLDLGKRAPDCLAAAFGRPITGLFPVAHADYETFIEADHKRLSLSVASN
- the phnC gene encoding phosphonate ABC transporter ATP-binding protein is translated as MIEFKNVTKAFGNMVAVNSVTFNVDKPQMIGVIGRSGAGKSTFLRLFNRLTPATSGQIFVEGTDVLGLKGNAKRRWQKDCAMIFQQFNLVPRLDVVTNVMLGRLNQHGTLRSMFKIFSQQDIDDALAALDRLGLAERALQRVETLSGGQQQRVAIARGLMQQPKIILADEPIASLDPLSAEVVMSSLREIHDRDGITVMCNLHTLDTARSYCDRVIGMAEGRVVFDGPADALTPEAAREIYGAEEGLNEAVTSTSISTSGASRRARSNPSAAGQGAQVAEANAATA
- a CDS encoding NAD(P)-dependent oxidoreductase, which translates into the protein MQQQEHFIQGRTLTDMEKIGFIGLGDMGGPLARNLKASGADMIVYDINPKAVATLKAKGADAAGSVAEVAKAADIVITVLPASQHVREVVLGPGGVLENAKPGTLVMDMSTIDPETTDELSRKLVEAGLAFVDSPIGRTVEFAERGESLFMVGASSNDFGRVKPSLEGMGSVIHHCGGPGTGIRTKLVNNFLAISQNQLSAEAIALATALGLELEQTLTVVNGTTATNGSLTLGWPNKVLKGDIEPGFKIDLALKDLSLIMEAAKSKKLPMMMGAAAKEALTIATTGLGMGEKDFSGLLHAQCKLGGLTPPKLKG
- a CDS encoding DoxX family protein, giving the protein MTNTSNADYAALLLRVSLGVLFIAHGALKLFVFTPAGTVGFFESLGLPAIFAYLTILAELGGGAALIAGFATRLVSIATLPILLGAVFMVHGANGWLYTNPNGGWEFPAFWAATLVVQALLGDGAYALKTPRLLALQPATQSE
- a CDS encoding acyl-CoA dehydrogenase family protein; protein product: MEFSTPPHVADLAEKTRSFIREKVIPFEKDPRWTEHGPTEDLRRELTDLGRASGVFAPHAPKEFGGLGLGHLERAFVFEEAGYSLLGPTALHCGAPDEGNTHLLEVAANPSQREQFLAPLAKGARSCFAMTEPDGAGADPSLLATTAKVDGNGYVINGRKWFITGAEGAEFVIIMAKIEGGPEDGKATMFIVPSDRAGIKLVRQMDTLDTAFAGGHWEMEFEDLKVDQSDILGEAGGGFRQAQVRLAPARLTHCMRWLGAARRAHDTALAYANRRVVFGQPLGKHEGVGFMLADNEMDIRTARLSLMQAAWLLDQGETAAEESSMAKVQCSEAIWRIVDNAVQILGGSGTSADYPVERIFREVRGFRIYDGPSEVHRWSLARKALKRVATGGH
- the phnD gene encoding phosphonate ABC transporter substrate-binding protein; protein product: MKFVRNFAMAAAVAMTAFGAADVHAEDKISEFRIGILGGENQSDRLRSNECVRSKVEALLGVPTKIFAPADYNGVIEGLIGRNLDMAWLGASGYAKTYLTDPDAVEPVLVKVNVDGSIGYHSIGFARVDSGIKSLDDMKGKKFGFGDPNSTSGYLIPSIEIPAAGFPMKSGEYFGEVVFTGGHEQTIVAVANGDIDAGVTWADGLGNWEEGYNSGALRKAADAGLVDMTQLVQIWKSKVIPEGPVVLRKDLPSDVKVKVTGLIAGLASLDPECAYSFMAGEIKGMMPVTHETYEVIIAARKSKM
- a CDS encoding LysR family transcriptional regulator, coding for MDSIGQMRFFAAVAATMSFSKAAERLGTSAQNVSKNIRALEDELGVLLLNRTTRVVTLTESGRAFLPRCNRLVEDYDELRAVMRDEGGSPAGNLVVTAPLTFGETHLLGAVEKYLAANPRVTLDLRLTDQHLSLIDEGIDLSIRIGRLQDSTLIARRLGETRLIACATPSYLQARGVPEHPRDLAGHRCIFDTNRRTPGQWIFRDGAETLTVTVNHRVRVNGASAVRQLILSGEGIGIVPSYIVDEDIRRGDLKPVLESYEGERLPISALYLANRHLSRKVRAFIEIAEAEIKACPDWNAV